CTGTGGGATGACGTGTCTACACCTTCGGATACACTGGGTTCATGGCCAACTCCTGCGACTCCTTTCAAAGTGGATCAAAAGGACAATTTCGGTGCTTATGTCGATGTTCCACTCATAGAGGGTGCCAAGAAAATTGGCTTTATTGTAATGAAGCCTTCGAACGGAGACAAAGACGGGGACAATAAAATCTTCAGCCTGTTAGATCGTTACAATCAGCTATGGGTTAAAGAAGGCGACAACAATGTATATGTTTCTCCATTTGGTGAAACACCTATCGGTTTAGTATCCGCAGAAGTGTTGTCGAAGAGCAAAATCCTTCTTGGTTTTACACTAACCGACGGCTTGGATGCAGCACAATTGAAGAATGCAATTACCATTAAGGACAATAAAGAAGCTACAATTCCTGTTAATGCTGTAAATATTACAAGCAAAACTTCGATTGAAGTCGATACGGAAGTTTTTGATCTGGCTAATATCCCACTTAGCGTTACTTATTCGGGTAAAACAGTATCTGCGGTTACTGGCTGGAGAAATCTTGATGAGATGTACAACTATACTGGAGACGATCTAGGTGCTACGTATAATGCTGACAAAACAGCCACATTTAAATTGTGGGCACCAAAAGCAAGCTCGGTTGTCGCCAATGTATACGATAAGAATGACTCCAATGTGCTCGTGGGAAGTGTGGATTTAACACTCGGCGAACAAGGGGTATGGTCGGTCAATTTGAAGCCGACAGATCTATCCGGAACAAATGCAACAGATGTAAGAGGATATTATTATCAATATGAAGTGACGAATAACGGTGTAACCAATAAGGTCCTTGATCCTTATGCTAAATCAATGGCGGTATTTACTGTGGATACCACAGGTGCTGCTGGTGCTGGCGGAGATACAGTCGGTAAAGCGGCTATCGTTGATTTAAGCCAGACGAATCCTGATACTTTTGGCTATGCTGATATTGAAGGCTACGAAAAACGTGAGGACGCTATTGTATATGAAGTCCATGTCAGAGACTTTACATCGGATGTATCGATCGAAAGTAGTCTAAGTGGCGAAAGATGGGGATCGTATAGCGCTTTTGAAAAGAAGCTTGATTATCTTAAATCACTCGGTGTAACTCATATTCAATTACTTCCTGTAATGGCTTGGTATTACGGGGATGAAACGAAGATGGGGAATAGAGAGACTGATTACTCTGACAAAAACAATGAATACAACTGGGGATATGATCCTCACAACTACTTCTCTCCGGACGGTGCTTACTCTCAGAATCCTGCCAATCCTGAAGAACGGATTAAAGAATTAAAAGGTCTGATAGATGCCGTACATGAAGCTGGAATGGGTGTCATTCTGGACGTAGTGTACACACACATGGCTAAAAAAGAATTCTTAAACGACATCGTTCCTAATTACTACGCGTTCCAAGATGCAAACGGCAACTTTATCGGAGGTTTCGGAAACAATCTGGCCACCAACCATAAAATGGCTGAGAAACTGATGGTAGATTCCGTGAAATATTGGTTCGAAGAGTACAAGATAGATGGAATGCGCTGGGACATGATGGGCGATGCGACAGCGGAGGCTGTGCAACATGCTTATGATGCCGCGGCAGAAATAAATCCGAAGGCTCTCTTTATCGGTGAAGGCTGGAGAACATTCGGTGGCGCCGCAGCCGATCCTTCCCTTGCTGGAAAAGGTGCAGATCAGGACTGGATGGATAAAACGGATAGCGTCGGTGTTTTCTCTGATGAATTCCGTAATGAATTGAAATCTGGTTATGGTTCCGAAGGTCAGCCTAGATTTATTACGGGTGGAGCGCGTCCGATAACGACAATCTTTAACAATATTAAAGCGGAGCCATCAAATACGCCTGCCGACGATCCAGGTGATATCGTTCCATATATCGAAGCGCATGATAATTTGACGCTGCACGATGTCATTGCACAATCGATTAAAAAAGATCCTGCAATACCAGAGAATGAGCTTGAAATTCAGAAACGAATCAGACTGGGTAACATGCTTATAATGACTTCTCAGGGTACAGCCTTTATCCATGCAGGTCAGGAATATGGCCGTACGAAGCAGTGGAAGGACGATTCTATAAAACCCACGAATAAGGGTAAATTCACAGAATTGTTTGACACCAACAATCAGTCATTTGGTTACTTCATTAATGATTCCTATGATTCATCGGATGCGGTCAATAAGTTCGATTGGGCTAAAGCAACAGATGAGTTACAATTCCCTGTTCAGACTACAACTAGAAAATACACTTCAGGTCTGATGGAGCTGAGAAAGTCTACGGATGCATTCCGATTAGGCGACAAGGATTTGGTTGATTCCAATGTTAACCTAATTCCTGCTCCAGAAGTGAAGACAGAGGATCTAGTCATCGCTTATTCAAACAAAGCAACAGATGGCACAGGCATCTATTATGTCTTCATGAATGGTGATAGCACAGAAAGAACTCTGACTTTATCGGAGGACTTGACGAGTGGTCAGGTGCTTGTCGACAACGATGAAGCTGGTGTTACTGCAATTCCGACTGAGAATCAGTCAGGTTTTAGTTTAACAGCAAATTCTATTACATTAGAACCTTTAACAGCAGTAATTCTTAAAAAGGAAGCTTCGGCCGCTGGAATTACAGCTTTGGAGCTCGACAGCACGAGCTACAACCTGCCAATAGGTCAAACACACAAATCTTCAGTGTTCGCGAAATATGATGACAACAGCAGAAGAAACGTTTCCCAAATGGCTACGTACACTTCCAATAACCCTGAAGTGGCTACAGTAACTAATAAAGGTCAAGTGAAAGGGATTTCTGAAGGGATGGCCAGAATTACCATAACCTATGGTGGTATTTCTAAAACGGTTACTGTTACTGTTACCGACAAGCGATATGTCCAATTTACCTATACTCGTAGCGACAAAGAATATACGGGTTGGAATATCTGGGTTTGGGACACAGGAGTTAAGAATGGCCAGATTAATTTTACAACCTTAGAGAATGGTACAGCGAGTGTTCTGATTGAGGTTGCTGAAAATGCGACAAATGTAGGATTCGTCGTTCGTAATGGTGAAGGTGATGATTGGTCACATAAGGATGATTATGGAGATGACCGTACAATTCCGTTGACGCCGGGTGATGGGTTCATTAAAGTGAACGTAACCAGCGGGGTGAAGGAATTTGAAATCAAGCCTAGCATTGGCACACCTATCTTAAAGGATGGAACGGCTACTTTTAGGTATCGTGATCCTGCCTTGTTCCGTATTGGAAAAGTTGATGCGGTCACTTCTGCAATCGTAAAAGTGAATGGAAAAGAGTATCCAATGGTTTATGATTCCGTAAATGAATTATTCACTTACACGCTGACTGATTTAAAAGTAGGCACGTATAAGTATACTTACCTAATCACGAAAAACGGAGTCACTATTGAATACACAGATCCAAAGAATACCGTTAATGATGAATCTTCTTTTGTATATCGTAATCCTGAAATTGCGATTACGACATCCGTGAATCCGGAGGTAATAACATCTAATCAGAATGCGGTTATGACCGTTAATGCTTCCGCTTCAGAAAAAGTAATCTATACGGACGGATTTATGGATTTGACTAGTCTTGGAGGACCAAGCAAAGTTCAACTGGATACGGTGCTGCTGAAACAGACCATTGCTGTGAAGGATACAGTGACAGCGGGAATCAAGAATATTCCAATAACGCTCGTAGATCAGTATGGTAATGCCCATAAGCAAAACGCTACGATTGAGGTCAAAGCTAGAACCTACTCAGGTGATAAGCTGGATTTCGACTGGGATGAAGCACGTATATACTTCGCACTGACCGATCGTTTTAAAGATGGGGATACTTCGAATAATCAGAATGTTGATAAAAACCATCTGGAAGCATACCACGGCGGTGATTTCCGAGGGATGATTGACAGTCTCGATTATTTGCAAGAGCTAGGTATTAATACGCTATGGATTTCACCAATCGTAGATAATATTGATTTTGATCAAGGTAATGGCTTCAAACAATACGGTTACCACGGCTATTGGGCCAAAGACTTTACGAAGCTTGACGAGCATCTTGGTGACATGGATACCTTCAAGGAGCTAATCGAGAAGGCACATGACAAAGGCATCAAGATCATGGTTGACGTTGTACTCAATCATACAGG
The window above is part of the Paenibacillus sp. FSL K6-0276 genome. Proteins encoded here:
- a CDS encoding pullulanase, whose translation is MKITLWGKRAFAIFMIVALVFSTLGLHPVSVSAATTKVVLVGDLQSKFTNNPGNNWDEKSAVTQMVYSDNGLYTFTGTLPAGGYNYKIALNDTWNGSGFPSYTNPQGKLNEQDNIHIELDTETSVTFYYNDITHKIADSTYYTPIAADKLPRLTGNLPAEALSILTDTDFDGIYNTAVTVPKGDYTYKVSVPGATEAEDMSYPENDLKLNLPSDLSVTFKYNSADHSVSAEYKIPTGPVDVTAVPEGHIRVHYKASTYTNKALWLFGDVKNPTDGWPNGAFPFPEDQIDSYGAYVDVPMKPGAQTLSMIAMSRTDGAKDGGDKHFSIKTPQTNEVWITEGSDVVTPYEPVMLPANTVRIHYMRSDTNHDQYGLWLWDDVSTPSDTLGSWPTPATPFKVDQKDNFGAYVDVPLIEGAKKIGFIVMKPSNGDKDGDNKIFSLLDRYNQLWVKEGDNNVYVSPFGETPIGLVSAEVLSKSKILLGFTLTDGLDAAQLKNAITIKDNKEATIPVNAVNITSKTSIEVDTEVFDLANIPLSVTYSGKTVSAVTGWRNLDEMYNYTGDDLGATYNADKTATFKLWAPKASSVVANVYDKNDSNVLVGSVDLTLGEQGVWSVNLKPTDLSGTNATDVRGYYYQYEVTNNGVTNKVLDPYAKSMAVFTVDTTGAAGAGGDTVGKAAIVDLSQTNPDTFGYADIEGYEKREDAIVYEVHVRDFTSDVSIESSLSGERWGSYSAFEKKLDYLKSLGVTHIQLLPVMAWYYGDETKMGNRETDYSDKNNEYNWGYDPHNYFSPDGAYSQNPANPEERIKELKGLIDAVHEAGMGVILDVVYTHMAKKEFLNDIVPNYYAFQDANGNFIGGFGNNLATNHKMAEKLMVDSVKYWFEEYKIDGMRWDMMGDATAEAVQHAYDAAAEINPKALFIGEGWRTFGGAAADPSLAGKGADQDWMDKTDSVGVFSDEFRNELKSGYGSEGQPRFITGGARPITTIFNNIKAEPSNTPADDPGDIVPYIEAHDNLTLHDVIAQSIKKDPAIPENELEIQKRIRLGNMLIMTSQGTAFIHAGQEYGRTKQWKDDSIKPTNKGKFTELFDTNNQSFGYFINDSYDSSDAVNKFDWAKATDELQFPVQTTTRKYTSGLMELRKSTDAFRLGDKDLVDSNVNLIPAPEVKTEDLVIAYSNKATDGTGIYYVFMNGDSTERTLTLSEDLTSGQVLVDNDEAGVTAIPTENQSGFSLTANSITLEPLTAVILKKEASAAGITALELDSTSYNLPIGQTHKSSVFAKYDDNSRRNVSQMATYTSNNPEVATVTNKGQVKGISEGMARITITYGGISKTVTVTVTDKRYVQFTYTRSDKEYTGWNIWVWDTGVKNGQINFTTLENGTASVLIEVAENATNVGFVVRNGEGDDWSHKDDYGDDRTIPLTPGDGFIKVNVTSGVKEFEIKPSIGTPILKDGTATFRYRDPALFRIGKVDAVTSAIVKVNGKEYPMVYDSVNELFTYTLTDLKVGTYKYTYLITKNGVTIEYTDPKNTVNDESSFVYRNPEIAITTSVNPEVITSNQNAVMTVNASASEKVIYTDGFMDLTSLGGPSKVQLDTVLLKQTIAVKDTVTAGIKNIPITLVDQYGNAHKQNATIEVKARTYSGDKLDFDWDEARIYFALTDRFKDGDTSNNQNVDKNHLEAYHGGDFRGMIDSLDYLQELGINTLWISPIVDNIDFDQGNGFKQYGYHGYWAKDFTKLDEHLGDMDTFKELIEKAHDKGIKIMVDVVLNHTGYGLKPGDNKPTITVEDKARFEGMLRTDGVSTDTDTIKGELAGLPDFKTEDPAIREKIIAWQTGWLDNARTERGDTIDYFRVDTVKHVEDTTWKAFKNALTAIDPNFKMTGEYFGGTIDSNGGMLETGQMDGLLDFGFNDAAKDFTDGKVNSVDSYLQTRELKIDNTKMMAQFLSSHDEDGFLSNYVDGDKGKLKIAAALQITAKGQPVIYYGEELGKSGKNAGKMSEGKFSENRKDMPWDQLTAEKPLHDHYQKLLNIRAKYSKVYSKGTRTKVAGSDELGYLAFNKSYEDENVVTVINTKTSEVSATIPVPFAANSTVKDEYSGKTYAVSADQKVIIDLPGRDDGGTVILSGVSKVTPTPGGAVVNPTTPADTQVVSEGSLKNGKDGKVQIDIAAGKTAVLLPLQAAKTLGSNDLVLKVGDLLVTIPNKLLSAIPSLASGTDAEGSQILLELKPLVQSAAKALVDGFNKEGATVTSLSDVFELRLSILKKDGTRIVVKKFDEPITISFKIKGQSNKDLLGIYYLGDNGELEYVGGQLNGDVISAQVTHFSKYAVLEIVKSFKDVPTTYWAFHAIQSLAAKQIVSGVTTTEFNPKSNVSRAEFTALLVRALGLNAEGQVQFTDIKSDAWYSSYVATASKLGIVSGRSNDTFAPNASITREEMAIMVIRALEVKSGKKIEPAVSVTTFADASSISKWADSYVKTAAGLGLLQGRENNQFAPKGWMTRAESAQVIYTLLGK